The following are encoded together in the Actinoplanes sp. N902-109 genome:
- a CDS encoding alpha/beta fold hydrolase, translating into MILLVHGGLREPMDAERFWVRPGIVAGLGDLGVLAPDRLADAPDWDAEADHLAGQLPGAATVIAGSNGCSAAVRLAVRWPGLVRRLMLAWPATPRPRGDLPVALTAGETLRGVLDAELRGLSVPVRVLPSVPENAMHERRTADALLALIPGATAVPGSPEPPHPDFAPHLAAVVQTCRGLACDRP; encoded by the coding sequence GTGATTCTGCTGGTGCATGGTGGACTGCGGGAGCCGATGGACGCCGAGCGCTTCTGGGTGCGGCCGGGGATCGTGGCCGGGCTGGGCGACCTCGGGGTGCTGGCACCGGACCGGCTGGCAGATGCGCCGGACTGGGACGCCGAGGCCGATCATCTGGCCGGTCAGCTGCCCGGGGCAGCCACGGTGATCGCGGGATCCAACGGGTGTTCGGCGGCGGTACGGCTGGCGGTGCGGTGGCCCGGGCTGGTGCGCCGGTTGATGCTGGCCTGGCCGGCTACGCCGCGGCCACGGGGTGATCTGCCGGTGGCGCTGACCGCCGGGGAGACGCTGCGGGGCGTGCTCGACGCGGAGTTGCGGGGGCTTTCGGTGCCGGTCCGGGTGCTGCCCTCCGTACCGGAGAACGCCATGCACGAACGCCGCACGGCCGATGCCCTGCTCGCGTTGATCCCGGGGGCGACGGCCGTGCCGGGCAGCCCGGAACCGCCGCACCCGGACTTCGCGCCGCACCTGGCCGCGGTGGTGCAGACCTGCAGAGGTCTCGCCTGCGACAGGCCCTGA
- a CDS encoding type II toxin-antitoxin system Phd/YefM family antitoxin — MDYEVPVTQARAEFAELINRAAYAGDRTIVTRHGKPIAALISAADLERLRTLDENPGVMIRLGGGLAHGPGGAHQPSPTADLDLAAQHHPAQHHPAPNDTPS; from the coding sequence ATGGACTACGAGGTGCCGGTGACCCAAGCACGCGCGGAATTCGCCGAACTCATCAACCGAGCGGCCTACGCCGGCGACCGCACCATCGTCACCCGGCACGGCAAGCCCATCGCAGCCCTCATCTCCGCCGCCGACCTGGAACGCCTCCGCACGCTGGACGAGAACCCCGGCGTCATGATCCGTCTCGGCGGCGGCCTTGCCCACGGCCCCGGCGGCGCCCACCAACCCTCCCCCACCGCCGACCTCGACCTGGCCGCCCAGCACCACCCCGCCCAGCACCACCCCGCCCCGAACGACACACCCTCCTGA
- a CDS encoding HAD family hydrolase has protein sequence MPSPSAAPLPAPAALLLDFGGVLADSRASADPTFDKAPPALVLRLYNLIHGVLTPGEISRSLTEGSAAYAAWRDLDEPDELPHEEVWRRFVTGSWPLAAQEVVRGNATKLSYDWAWRSSWRLRPGIPEVLRAARARGLPLAVVSNTLCGAAHRDFLARAGVGDLFAAQIYSDEAGVRKPNPAMIWQATRALGVPTEQSWFVGDSYRRDIACARRATVAVAILFQSPRTAREEPTVEPDAVVTDGFALRDLIPDSLPS, from the coding sequence ATGCCGTCGCCCTCCGCGGCGCCGCTGCCCGCGCCGGCTGCGCTGCTGCTGGACTTCGGCGGCGTGCTCGCCGACTCGCGGGCTTCTGCCGACCCGACCTTCGACAAGGCGCCGCCTGCGCTGGTGCTGCGGTTGTACAACCTCATCCACGGAGTGCTGACCCCCGGGGAGATCAGCCGGTCGCTGACCGAGGGTTCCGCGGCCTATGCGGCCTGGCGCGACCTGGACGAACCGGACGAACTGCCGCACGAGGAGGTCTGGCGGCGCTTCGTCACCGGATCCTGGCCTCTCGCCGCGCAAGAGGTGGTGCGCGGCAACGCCACCAAGCTCAGCTATGACTGGGCGTGGCGGTCGTCCTGGCGGCTGCGCCCGGGCATCCCGGAGGTGCTGCGGGCAGCTCGTGCTCGCGGCCTGCCGCTGGCGGTGGTGAGCAACACCCTCTGCGGCGCCGCGCATCGCGACTTCCTCGCCCGGGCCGGCGTCGGCGACCTCTTCGCCGCCCAGATCTACAGCGACGAGGCGGGCGTCCGCAAACCCAACCCCGCGATGATCTGGCAGGCGACCAGGGCACTCGGCGTCCCCACCGAGCAGAGCTGGTTTGTCGGCGACAGCTATCGGCGCGACATCGCGTGCGCCCGTCGGGCAACGGTGGCGGTCGCCATCCTGTTCCAGTCGCCGCGCACCGCGCGAGAGGAGCCAACCGTCGAGCCGGACGCAGTCGTCACGGACGGTTTCGCGCTGCGCGACCTGATCCCGGATTCGCTTCCCAGCTGA
- a CDS encoding ROK family protein, producing MAFTLTIDCGGGGIKGSVLDEAGTMRAQPLRVPTPYPLPPDLFVKTLVQLGARLPTADRVTVGMPGMLRHGVVVATPHYITRSGPRTKIDPELQDAWFGFDARTALAEAFGLPTLVLNDAEVHGAGVVAGTGCELVLTLGTGLGCALFDGGALAPHLEMSQAPVRWGMSYDTYIGEHERRRLGDALWSRRVRNVIEGLRPVFLWDRVYLGGGNSRLITPAQLTRMGDDVVVVPNTAGIVGGVRAWTLNAR from the coding sequence GTGGCATTCACGTTGACAATCGACTGCGGTGGCGGCGGCATCAAGGGTTCCGTGCTGGACGAGGCCGGCACGATGCGGGCGCAACCGCTGCGCGTCCCCACGCCGTACCCGCTGCCGCCCGACCTGTTCGTGAAGACCCTGGTGCAGCTGGGCGCGCGCCTGCCCACCGCCGACCGGGTGACCGTCGGGATGCCGGGGATGCTGCGGCACGGCGTCGTGGTGGCGACACCGCACTACATCACCCGCAGTGGCCCCCGCACCAAGATCGATCCTGAGCTGCAGGACGCCTGGTTCGGCTTCGACGCCCGCACCGCCCTGGCCGAGGCCTTCGGCCTGCCCACCCTGGTGCTCAACGACGCCGAGGTGCACGGCGCGGGCGTGGTGGCGGGCACGGGCTGCGAGCTGGTCCTCACCCTGGGCACGGGGCTGGGCTGCGCGCTCTTCGACGGCGGCGCACTCGCCCCGCACCTGGAGATGTCGCAGGCCCCGGTGCGCTGGGGGATGAGCTACGACACCTACATCGGCGAGCACGAGCGACGCCGGCTGGGCGACGCGCTCTGGTCGCGGCGGGTCCGGAACGTCATCGAGGGGCTGCGCCCGGTCTTCCTCTGGGACCGGGTCTATCTCGGCGGCGGCAACTCCCGGCTGATCACCCCGGCCCAGCTCACCCGGATGGGCGACGACGTGGTGGTCGTCCCCAACACGGCGGGCATCGTCGGCGGCGTCCGGGCCTGGACGCTCAACGCACGCTGA
- a CDS encoding DNA-3-methyladenine glycosylase produces MTKVVVRRLTVPEGYHFVGTLRALLVVRYDPCGKLADGAFALAGRTPDGPASLHLTRAGAELTATAYGPGADWMAERADAVAGLRDDPHDFAELARAHPLVARLARTFAGFRFAATGQVFPRLIRAVLEQKVTGIEAHRAYRSLVKHFGEPAPGPGDLLLPPDPEAVAATPYWTFHPWGVEQRRTQALLRCAVQAARLERCLDSAEATRRLVAIPGIGPWTAAEVVRTAYGDADAVSVGDFHIPNTVAWALAGETRGTDARMLELLEPFAGHRGRVCELLALGGIMAPKFGPRMPIRSFARF; encoded by the coding sequence GTGACAAAAGTGGTGGTCAGGCGGCTGACGGTGCCCGAGGGCTACCACTTCGTCGGCACCCTGCGGGCGCTGCTGGTGGTCCGTTACGACCCGTGCGGCAAGCTCGCCGACGGTGCCTTCGCGCTCGCCGGCCGTACCCCCGACGGTCCCGCGTCCTTGCACCTGACCAGGGCCGGCGCGGAACTGACGGCAACCGCGTACGGACCCGGCGCCGACTGGATGGCCGAGCGGGCCGACGCTGTCGCGGGCCTGCGGGACGACCCGCACGACTTCGCCGAGCTGGCCCGCGCCCATCCCCTGGTCGCGCGGCTGGCCCGCACCTTCGCCGGGTTCCGGTTCGCCGCCACCGGGCAGGTGTTCCCCCGGCTGATCCGGGCCGTGCTGGAACAGAAGGTCACCGGCATCGAGGCCCATCGCGCCTATCGCTCGCTGGTCAAGCACTTCGGCGAACCCGCCCCCGGCCCGGGTGACCTGCTGCTGCCGCCGGATCCCGAAGCGGTCGCTGCCACCCCGTACTGGACATTTCATCCCTGGGGCGTGGAACAGCGGCGCACCCAGGCCCTGCTGCGCTGCGCGGTGCAGGCGGCCCGGCTGGAACGCTGCCTGGACAGCGCGGAGGCGACCCGCCGGCTGGTCGCGATCCCCGGCATCGGCCCGTGGACGGCGGCCGAGGTGGTGCGCACGGCCTACGGCGACGCGGACGCGGTCAGCGTCGGCGACTTCCACATCCCCAACACGGTCGCCTGGGCGCTGGCGGGCGAGACGCGCGGCACCGATGCGCGCATGCTGGAACTGCTGGAACCCTTCGCGGGCCACCGCGGCCGGGTCTGCGAGCTGCTGGCGCTGGGCGGGATCATGGCTCCCAAGTTCGGTCCCCGGATGCCGATCCGGTCCTTCGCGAGGTTCTGA
- a CDS encoding Pecanex-like protein 1, with protein sequence MSDASTKSRNQQRALAACNNIQAPKRSKLSTETRPGSYTTNKGKVTQHADDGAGDVPTTEQLRSRCRQWMQNNGGGKNNGGANNGGNTGGGNNGGAASPAASASTSAGGQQGGNNGGNNNGGNAGGNNGGGAATPPPGAGLGILTNSCDTSQLQPHAGFQDGNRCVSTEFGEVGSQENNPSLLITEAPTQVDVNQAFTLKVSTRNLIRDRFLAAGQGGYYVESSVLQNGIVRGHFHTACRILNNTSEAPDPAPVPAFFVATEDKQGGAAPDVVTIQVPGLPQQGLFQCASWAGDGSHRIPMMQRANQTPAFDAVRIEVGGGNGGGNGGNNNN encoded by the coding sequence GTGTCGGACGCGAGCACGAAGAGCCGCAACCAGCAGCGGGCCCTGGCCGCCTGCAACAACATCCAGGCACCGAAGCGGTCCAAGCTGTCGACGGAGACCCGGCCGGGCTCCTACACCACCAACAAGGGCAAGGTCACCCAGCACGCCGACGACGGCGCGGGTGACGTGCCGACCACCGAGCAACTGCGCTCCCGGTGCCGCCAGTGGATGCAGAACAACGGCGGCGGGAAGAACAACGGCGGCGCCAACAACGGTGGTAACACCGGTGGTGGCAACAACGGCGGTGCGGCCAGCCCGGCGGCGTCGGCCAGCACCTCGGCCGGCGGTCAGCAGGGTGGCAACAACGGCGGCAACAACAACGGCGGTAACGCCGGCGGCAACAACGGCGGTGGCGCTGCCACCCCGCCGCCCGGTGCCGGTCTCGGCATCCTGACCAACAGCTGCGACACCAGCCAGCTCCAGCCGCACGCCGGCTTCCAGGACGGCAACCGCTGTGTCTCCACCGAGTTCGGTGAGGTCGGCTCGCAGGAGAACAACCCGTCGCTGCTGATCACCGAGGCGCCGACCCAGGTCGACGTCAACCAGGCGTTCACGCTCAAGGTGAGCACCCGCAACCTGATCCGTGACCGCTTCCTCGCGGCCGGTCAGGGTGGCTACTACGTCGAGTCCTCGGTGCTGCAGAACGGCATCGTCCGCGGTCACTTCCACACCGCCTGCCGCATCCTGAACAACACCTCCGAGGCGCCGGACCCGGCCCCGGTGCCCGCGTTCTTCGTGGCCACCGAGGACAAGCAGGGTGGTGCCGCCCCGGACGTGGTGACCATCCAGGTGCCGGGTCTGCCGCAGCAGGGCCTGTTCCAGTGCGCCTCGTGGGCCGGTGACGGCTCGCACCGCATCCCCATGATGCAGCGCGCCAACCAGACCCCGGCGTTCGACGCGGTCCGCATCGAGGTCGGCGGCGGCAACGGTGGCGGCAACGGCGGGAACAACAACAACTAG
- a CDS encoding DUF4142 domain-containing protein: MIAARSSRRLDRGLVGVLAMTLAFLLAPAGAARAADGVPVPPNTGLTDDAKGDLSAADKDFVIKVRLAGLWEVPASNMAQEKSEDPTIQKVGASIGAQHVALDKLDVAVAKKLGIQLPNLPNNDQQGWLNEMANAKTSKQFDQIYVDRLRAAHGKIFPAIATIRASTRNDSVRKLAQETNQFVMTHMTLLESSGIVDYGALPSAPPPAKTNAGPVPVDNAMLAAASSSGGVPGVSTSVILLVLAGALVAGVVTTMRIFRTR, encoded by the coding sequence ATGATTGCCGCCCGCTCCTCCCGCCGGCTCGATCGCGGGCTCGTGGGCGTCCTGGCAATGACCCTGGCGTTCCTGCTGGCCCCGGCCGGCGCGGCCAGGGCTGCCGACGGTGTCCCGGTGCCGCCGAACACCGGCCTCACCGACGACGCCAAGGGCGACCTCTCCGCTGCTGACAAGGACTTCGTCATCAAGGTCCGGCTCGCCGGTCTGTGGGAGGTCCCGGCCAGCAACATGGCGCAGGAGAAGTCCGAGGATCCGACGATCCAGAAGGTCGGCGCCTCGATCGGTGCGCAGCACGTCGCGCTGGACAAGCTCGACGTGGCGGTCGCCAAGAAGCTCGGGATCCAACTGCCCAACCTGCCGAACAACGATCAGCAGGGCTGGCTCAACGAGATGGCGAATGCCAAGACCTCGAAGCAGTTCGACCAGATCTACGTCGACCGGCTGCGGGCGGCGCACGGCAAGATCTTCCCGGCCATCGCGACGATCCGGGCGAGCACCCGCAACGACTCGGTGCGCAAGCTGGCGCAGGAGACCAACCAGTTCGTGATGACGCACATGACCCTGCTGGAGAGCAGCGGGATCGTCGACTACGGCGCGCTGCCCAGCGCCCCGCCGCCGGCCAAGACGAACGCCGGGCCGGTCCCGGTCGACAACGCGATGCTCGCGGCGGCCAGCAGCTCGGGCGGCGTTCCCGGGGTCAGCACCTCGGTCATCCTGCTCGTTCTCGCCGGAGCCCTGGTGGCCGGCGTGGTCACCACCATGCGCATCTTCCGGACGCGCTGA